Proteins encoded by one window of Mus musculus strain C57BL/6J chromosome 10, GRCm38.p6 C57BL/6J:
- the Sult3a2 gene encoding uncharacterized protein LOC215895 isoform X1 — translation MDNKDEDIFKFKGYNFLRALVSMDIVKNMEDYEIRDDDIFIVTYPKSGTTWTQQILCLICFESHRNGTENIATIDRIPSFEYNIHKLDYAKMPSPRIFTSHIPYYLVPKGLKDKKAKIIYVYRNPKDVLISFFHFSNLMVVLKASDTLENFMQRFLNGNLVGSLWFDHIRGWYEHRHDFNIMFMSFEDMKKDLRSSVLKICSFLEKELSEEDMDAVVRQATFEKMKADPRANNEHIIKDELGTRNNTGAFLRKGIVGDWKHYLTVDQSERFDKIFHMNMKNIPLKFIWNINEK, via the exons ATGGACAATAAAgatgaagatatttttaaattcaaaggCTATAATTTTCTCAGAGCGTTAGTTAGTATGGATATAGTGAAAAATATGGAAGATTATGAAATTCGGGATGATGACATCTTTATAGTCACATACCCAAAGTCTG GTACCACCTGGACTCAACAGATCCTCTGCTTAATTTGTTTTGAGAGTCACCGGAATGGAACTGAAAACATCGCAACAATAGATAGAATACCATCCTTTGAGTACAATATTCACAAATTAGACTATGCCAAAATGCCATCCCCTCGAATCTTCACTTCCCACATTCCATATTACTTAGTACCAAAAGGTCTCAAGGACAAAAAAGCCAAA ATTATTTATGTCTACAGAAATCCTAAAGATGTTTTGatctccttttttcatttctcAAATTTGATGGTTGTACTCAAAGCTTCAGATACTCTGGAAAATTTTATGCAAAGATTTCTAAATGGAAACT TGGTAGGAAGCCTTTGGTTTGACCACATAAGAGGCTGGTATGAACACAGACATGATTTCAATATAATGTTCATgagctttgaagacatgaagaAG GACCTCAGAAGCTCAGTGCTTAAAATCTGCAGTTTTCTGGAGAAAGAACTGAGTGAAGAAGATATGGATGCTGTTGTGAGACAAGCTACCTTTGAGAAAATGAAAGCTGACCCACGAGCAAACAATGAACACATTATAAAAGATGAACTCGGAACAAGAAATAATACGGGAGCTTTCCTTCGCAAAG GTATCGTTGGAGACTGGAAACATTATTTGACTGTGGATCAAAGTGAAAGATTTGACAAGATATTTCATATGAACATGAAAAACATCCCcttaaaattcatttggaatataaatgagAAGTAG